A segment of the Candidatus Eisenbacteria bacterium genome:
CCGGGTAACCGCCATCTTGCGCAGGATCGGGGCGCCGAACTCGGCAGCGCCACCCGACAGACGGGGACGGGATGCAGGAAGACATCGGACAATTGTTGCTGGATGCCCAGCTCATCGATGCCGCCGGGCTCCAGAAGGCCCAGCTTCAATCGAAGAACTCCGGCGGCAGCGTGGTCTCGAATCTGGTCAAGACCGGAGCGATCTCCGAGGAAGCTCTGCTCGAGTTTCTGTCGCAGAACTTCCGCGCCCCCTCGATCGATCTCCGGAACTTCGAGCCCGACCCCCAGCTCACGCGACTGATTCCCGGCGACGTCGCCACCAAGTTCCTGGCGTTGCCGGTGTCACGCGTCGGCCGGCGCCTGGTGGTCGCGATGGTGAATCCCAGCAACATCTTCGCGATCGACGATATCAAGTTCATCACCGGCTACGAGATCGAGCCACGCGTCGCCACCGACGCTTCGCTCAAGCGCGCCATCGACCGTGCCTACGACTCGGCGGGGACGATGGCCGACGTCATGAAAGGGATGGAAGAGGACCTGTCGGTCGTCGAGGAGGAGGAGGTTCCGACCGACGAGGCGCTCTCGGCGGCCGAAGAGGCGCCGATCGTCAAGCTGGTCAACTCATTGATCAGCGACGCGGTGCGCAAAGGGGCTTCCGACATCCACATCGAGCCCTATGAGAAGCAGATGCGGGTGCGCTTCCGCATCGACGGCGTGTTGCAGGAAATGATGGCGCCTCCTTTCAAGTTCAAGGCCGCGATCATCTCCCGTCTCAAGATCATGGCCGAGCTCGACATCGCGGAGCGTCGTGTCCCGCAGGACGGCCGCATCAAGATCAAGGTGCTCAACCGCACCATCGACCTGCGCGTCTCGAGCCTGCCCACGATCTTCGGCGAGAAGATCGTGATGCGCATTCTCGACAAGAGCAATCTCAACATCGATCTCGGCAAGCTCGGGTTCGAGCCGCGCTCGTTCACGGAGTTCACCGCCGCGGTCGCCAATCCGTACGGCATGGTCCTGGTCACCGGCCCGACCGGATCGGGCAAGACGACCACGCTCTACTCCGCGCTGTCCCGGATCAACACCCCCGAAGTCAACGTCATGACCGCCGAGGACCCGGTCGAGTACAACCTCGACGGCATCAACCAGGTCCTCGTCAACGACGAGGTCGGTTTGTCCTTCGCCGCGGCGCTCAAGGCGTTCCTGCGCCAGGACCCGAACATCATCATGGTCGGCGAGATCCGCGACATCGACACCGGGGCGATCGCCACCAAGGCGGCGCTCACGGGCCACCTCGTGCTCTCCACGCTCCACACCAATGACGCCGCGTCGGCGATCGGCCGCCTCATCGACATGGGGATCGAGCCGTTCCTCGTCGCCTCGTCGGTGAACCTGGTCCTCGCCCAGCGCCTGGTGCGCCGGCCCTGTGCGAGCTGCAAGCGCGAGGTCGAGCCCCATCCCGAGGTCCTGCGCGAGCTCGGCTTCTCCGCCGAGGACGG
Coding sequences within it:
- the pilB gene encoding type IV-A pilus assembly ATPase PilB gives rise to the protein MQEDIGQLLLDAQLIDAAGLQKAQLQSKNSGGSVVSNLVKTGAISEEALLEFLSQNFRAPSIDLRNFEPDPQLTRLIPGDVATKFLALPVSRVGRRLVVAMVNPSNIFAIDDIKFITGYEIEPRVATDASLKRAIDRAYDSAGTMADVMKGMEEDLSVVEEEEVPTDEALSAAEEAPIVKLVNSLISDAVRKGASDIHIEPYEKQMRVRFRIDGVLQEMMAPPFKFKAAIISRLKIMAELDIAERRVPQDGRIKIKVLNRTIDLRVSSLPTIFGEKIVMRILDKSNLNIDLGKLGFEPRSFTEFTAAVANPYGMVLVTGPTGSGKTTTLYSALSRINTPEVNVMTAEDPVEYNLDGINQVLVNDEVGLSFAAALKAFLRQDPNIIMVGEIRDIDTGAIATKAALTGHLVLSTLHTNDAASAIGRLIDMGIEPFLVASSVNLVLAQRLVRRPCASCKREVEPHPEVLRELGFSAEDGAAFAWMEGEGCVDCNNTGYKGRQGVYEVMTMTPTLRDMVLDRAPASAIKKQAMSEGMRTLRMDGLSKLRRGMTTAEEVLKETAVDNV